GGCAGAAATATTTGGCCCCGGCCGCCACGACTTGAAAACAGAAAACATCCCTGTACTGCGCCGCCTGCTGAATATCCCCACCGGGGGCGTGTCGCCCTTCCACTGCGAAGTCTACTACATCAACAAGTCCATCCCCATGGACCTGAAGTGGGGGACGCCTGACCAGGTCATCGCCATGGACCCCCAGTTCCATATCCTGATCCACGCCGGCGCTAACGGCGGCATGGGCGTCCAGATCGGGGACAGCCAAAAATTCCTGGTGAGCTTCAATGGCACCAACCGGGAATTTACCACGGAATCCCTGACCAGCTACTTCCGGGAGATGATCGTCACCCGGGTCAAATCACAATTGACCACGCTGCTCAGCCAGGTGAGTTTTACCATTGCCAATGCCCATCTGAATGAGATCTCCGCCGCCATGCAGGAGGTGCTTGGGGAGGAGATGGCTGAATTTGGCGTGAAGCTGGTAAAATTCTTCGTCTCCGGCATCCGTCTGGCTGATGAAGATTACCAGAAGATCCAGTCCGCCCTGTCCGACGCCAGCGCGCTGGGCATTTCCTCCATGGCGGAAAAGCAGCGCATGGATCTGCTGGGCTATAACTGGACAGATGAAAGAATGGCGGAGATCGCCAGGGAGTACGCCAAAAACCCCGGCAGCGCCAACAACGTGGGCGGCATGATGGCGCAGATGCCCCTGGCTTTCGGATTTGGCCAGATGCTCCGGGGAGCCGCCAAGCCTCTGATGGATCAGGCGTTCTCCCAGCCGCCCAAGGCCTTCGGCGGCCAGCAGAGCGCCCCGGCGGCGCCCGCATCCCCCTTCACGCCGCCGCCCTCTCCCTTCGGTGCGGCCCCCAGCCCGCTGAAAGCCAAGGCGGCGGAGCCTGCTCCCGCGCCTGCGGCGGCCGCAGCCCCTGCCCAGGAGGACCCGGTGGCCGTGCTGCAAAAATTAAAGGCCATGCTGGATGCGGGACTGATCCCTCAGGAGGTCTACGACAAGAAAATGCAGGAAGTGCTCAGCCGGATGTGAGGAAAGGAGCGGGATATGGGATATAAGATTGGATTTTCCATCGGGTATGGAATCGTAACGCTTGCCTACGGAGCCATTCTGCTTTTACTGACAGGATTTGCGTCGCCGGGCGCTTGGCTGGGCCTTGCATGCACGGTTCTGGTGCTGGGACTGTGTCTCGCCGCTGTCTGGAAGGACGCCTTCCGGGCCGGGATCGCCCATCTGCCAATGGCCCTGGGTGCGGTATTGACCATCTTTTTTGTGCTTCAGCTGGTGGTGGGTGTCATCGTCACCTTCCTGCCGCTCAAATGGGGCGCTATTGTGGAGATCGTGCTGGTGGCGGCCTGTCTGCTCTGCGGCGGCGGGACGGTGCTGGGCGGCAGAATGATCGCGGAGCGGGAGCGGGAAAACCGCGCCAAGAGAGCCGCGCGAAATGAGGAGGAAGAAAGATGAAGTGTAAAGCCTGTGGATACGAGGGAGAGACCTTCCCCCGCACCCCCATGGGAAAATACTGCTGCCCCCAATGCGGTGCAGGAAAAGAGGAGGCGGTCGGCCAACCGGTGAACCAAAGCGTGGCGGACTATGCCGCCATGCTGGAAGAGTTGGCAATGAATGCACCCAAGACCGATTTGGAAAAAACGAAGGAATTTATCCGTCTGGACGCCTGGGGAACAAAAAACGCGGCGTTTTTAAATCAGTTCCCGGCCGATACGATCGCAACGATACTCAACTTTGATCGACACTACCTGCGCGGAGAGGGGTGGCCCGATGAGCTGTGGAATCACAGTGTAAAGCAGTGGGTTTCCGTCGGGAACGGACGGACAGGAGCAAGCTTCCTCCCCAGTACATGCTACGAAGGTGCTCTGGGCTTTGAAGTTCTTTATGCGGCGGGCGGTGTTGTGGAATTTCGCAGAAAACTGCGAAAAGGTCTGTGGGACGATGCTGATGGAAAATGGCACACCTATTATGCGCCCTGCCGCTTCATCGACGGCGATGTGCGCCCCCTGTTCGACGGACAGCGGATGAAGCCCTCCGGACTGTTCAAGTCAGAAAAGGTCTATCGTTTCAAGGGATAAAGGAGAGAATACTTATGGAAAAATTGCAGTGCAGCGTGTGCGGCGGCGCTCTGGTGATGAGCGACGACGGAGAAAAGGCCGTCTGCGAAAGCTGCGGTATGAGCTTTAAAAAGGAAACCGTCAAGAAAATGATCATGGAGCTGTCCGGCCCGGTGAAGGTGGAGGGCATCCAGAACAGCGACTCTCTGGCTGACCGGGCAGAGACCTTCCTGCGCATGGGAGAGACGGGAAAGGCCCAGGCCGCTTTCCGGCAGATGGCTGACGAGTATCCCTCTGATTACCGGGGCTGGTGGGGCCTGACCCGAACCATGGACTGGGAGAAATACTTCCACGACGGCGGACTGGACGAAGCGGTTATGCCGCAGACGTGCCAGCGGGCGATAGACTTCGCACCGGAGGGGACAAAAGAGGAGATACGGGCCTATTTTGAGGAGCGGGTGCGCAGCGTCAAGCCGGACACGGACAAAAAATTGCAGCAGGAAGCCGCGGAACAGGCGGAACAACAGGCGGCAAAACAGGCGGAACAGGCAGCACGGGAGGCCAGCCAGCAGAAGATTGCCATTTACCAGCAGGCAGTGAAACAGGAGGAGCGGCGGGTGGAGGAAGCCCGAAACCGTGTTAGCTATCTTGAACTGACCATCCGTGTAAACGCAGATCAGATCAAAGACGAGCGGAAACTCACAAACAACCAAAAGACCGGCGATCGCCGGCCCATCACATTGGGAAATATCCTGGGACTCTTTTTCGGCGGCGCACTCACCTATGTTGTGTGGTTTGAGGAGTTTCATCCCATCGGGACACCTATCGCTACGTTGATTGGCCTTGGCCTGCCCCTTCTGTTCATTATCCGCCGCCTGAACCGGACAAAGGGCCACTTCGACCGCGCCAGCGAACTGAAGCAGGAATTGAAGCAGGCACAGCAGGAACTGCCCGAGGCCCGGAAAGCTCTGGAAGAGGCGAAAGCGGCCCTGGCGGCGGTGAAGGAAGCAAGACCTAACTGATGATTGGAGTGATTACATATGAAAAAATTACAATGTGCGATCTGCGGCGGAGCGCTGGTCATGCAGGACGGCATGGCCGTGTGCGAGAGCTGCGGCATGAAGTTCTCCAAAGAAGAAGTTAAGAAAATGGTGGTGGAGCTGTCCGGCCCCATCCAGATCGACGGCGAGGTCAAGGTCACTGGCGTGGAGGATGCCGACGCCCTCTACCGGCGGGCCAAAGATGCCGAGCGCATTGGAGAATTAGAAGCTGCGTATGATACCTACTCGAATGCCACAAGGAAATATCCCGGAGATGGCAGAATGTGGCTTGGTAAGGCAACTGTCCGGGTGAAGATCAAACTGGGAGAATGCGAAAAGGAACTATTAGAGTATCCTGCTACCGGTGATAATGATAAATGTTATTATCCTTATATATTCGATAACTCATTTGGGGATTTGAAGTGGTGCGATGAAATAGAAAAATACTATAAGCGGGCACAGTCTCTCGGCGGCGTTGCTGACGAAGCACAGCAGGGCCTGCTGTGGTTCCAAAATCAAAAGGAATCGGTGATCCAGAAGTACAAGGACAAGAAAAGGAAGCGCGACACATATTACTATTGGGAAAAAGCCAATGCAGAATTTCTGAATACCTTTCCCAGTATTTTTGCTAAGGAATACGCGTTGGCTTTTCTCCTGAAGCTGGATGTAAAGAAGGGTCGTCATGAGATAATCACCGAGACAGGGTTAAGGAAATTGAGTAGCGAATTCGACATGATCGAATCTTTTGAGGGCGTGCAGGGTAGTAAAATCCGTTTTAATTATCATTATTCTGGTTCTCGTCGTTATGCTGGGCGTACTACACATTATAGTGGATCTCGCTCTGGTTCGATTGATCTTCCGGAAGGCATGACCATTCAGGGCGATATCCGCCCCATGATGGACGGCTTCACCTATAAAACGGGCCTGTTCGGTGGTAAGAAAACCTATTCTTACGCCGACGACCCCGACAAGGACAAAGGCCCCACATTTGACGAGTAAGGAGGCGGCGGTATGCCCCTGTTTCAAGGAACCCGACTGGAGGACGGCCGCTACCTGGGCCTGAGCGTCAGGGAGGTGACGGCCCTGCCCCATGTGGATGTGTTCGGCACGGATACCGGGCGGATGGGGGAGATCTTTGAAGGCCTGCTGGGCGACCTTGCCCTGCTGTGCGGGGAGTCCGCGGCGCTGGAGTTTCTCTGGCTGTCCCAGCCGGTGAGCGGACAGAAGTTCCCCGCCCGGGCGCGGCTGTTCCTGCTGCTGCGGAAGCTGTCCGTCACGGCACAGCAGGCAGAGCGGGAGATGGACGCCTTCCTGTCCGCCATGGAGGCGGTGCTCACTCAGAAGGGCTGCTCCCTGTCCGGGGGAGAGCCGTTGGCAGGTCTGCTGAAACAGGCGGAGGGGCAGCTTCACGCTCTTGTGCGGCAGGAGAAGGTGCCCATGAGCTTCTTCGCCCAGTTTCCCTATTACCACTATGACACCCTGCAGGGCTGCGCGGTGGACTTCGCATCCCTTCTGACAGCCCTGTGCGGCGCGCTGGGTGGGGCGCTGTCCGTGCAGGTCATCCCTGCGTATCTGTCCCCGGAGGAACAGTTAGCCGCCGAGCAGATGCGCCAGATGCTTTCCCAGGCGGTCAGCGGAATGTCCGGGCAAACCCCCGTCATGGGGGACGATACCGCCCGCAGGCCGCTGGAAACCTACACCTATTACGCCCAGGACAGCGGCCCCCGCTTTCTGATGAACCTGCTGGTGGGCGGGCCGCCCGCCGCCTGTGCCGCCCTGCTGGCCCGGGTCCAGAGTGCCCTGCGGGGGGTGTCTCTGACGGACACCGACCTGACGGGGGCCTTTTCCCTGGGGCGGGACCTGCTGTTCTCACCCTGGAACATCAGCAGCGCTCTCATCTACCAGTACCGGGATGGGACCCTGTGGCAGAATTTGCAGGGCATGGAGGACCTCATGCGGCTACCGTACCTCTACACGGAGGAGGAGACGGCGAAGCTTCTGCAGATCCCCGTGGATGACGGCAGCCTGCCCGGCATCGTCAGTAACCGTGTGGACCTGTCCGGGGCACTGTTTGACAAGGCAGTGCTGGCGGAGGACAATATCGTCTTTGGCCACCTGGCGGGAGATGAGCGGGTACGCATCGGCGCGCCGTTGAAAGCATTCACCCGCCATGGTCTGATCGTGGGCACCCCCGGCACCGGCAAGACCACCTTCTCCGTGGATATGCTCCTGCAGTTCTATGAGAAGGGCATCCCCTTCCTGGCCATCGAGCCGACGAAAACGGAGTACCGGGCCATGATCGACGCCATCCCGGATCTGCAGATCTTCACCCCCGGCAACAGCGGCGTGTCGCCCTTCCTCTGCAATCCCTTCCTGCCGCCCCGGAACATCACGGTGGAGAAGTACATCCCCAGTCTGGTCAGCGCCTTCCAGGCGGCGTTTTCCATGCCGTCGCCCCTGGATATGATCTTCCTGTCCGTTGTCCGGGCGGCCTATACGAAATACGGCTGGAAGAACAGCAGCAGGGCAGGGGACCCGGATGTACAGCCCTTCGGCCTGTATGAGTTCATCCTCTGCTTCAAGGAGCTGGTGGCCAACTCCGGGTACAGCGGCGAGGTGCGGAGCAACCTCCAGTCCGGCGGCACCCTGCGGCTGATGAACCTGCTGGAGCAGAACGCCAGCATCTACGACACCATCCACACCATCCCGCTGGATGATCTGCTGTCCAAGCCCACGGTGCTGGAGCTGAATGCCATCGAGAATCAGGAGCAGAAAGCGCTGCTCATGGCCCTGCTGCTGATCTCCGTCTGCACCCACACCAAGCAGAACCAGAAGGGCGACGGAGAGCTGAAAAACATCATCCTCATCGACGAGGCCCATGTGCTGCTGAGAGGCAAGTCCCGCGCCGATGGGCCGGGCGGGCAGGACACCACGGTGCTGGCTCTGCAGAATATGATCGCGGAGATCCGCTCCTACGGCACCGGCATCCTCATCGCTGATCAGTCCCCCACGGCGGTCAGTCGGCCTATCGTGGCCAACACGGACATCAAGGTGTCCTTCCGCCTGGTGCAGGGAGAGGAGAAGGCGGCTCTGGCGGACAGTACCGGCATGGAGGAGACCCAGCGGCAGCATCTGGGCCGTCTGGGCGTGGGCGAGGCCTTCGTCTATTACAGCCGCCTGGACGCGCCCCAGTTGGTGAAGACCACCGACAGCCGGGCAGCCAAAGGTATCCGCCTATCGGTTCCCGACGGGGAGATCGCCGGACGCATGACCTATTGGATCCATCATGGGGATCTGCTCAAGCCCTGCCGGGAATGCGGCCTCTGCCCCCAGTGCGCCGGCGGCTGCGATCTGGCCCTCCGGGATCGGGCGGACTACTACGCCACCCGGGTGCTGCAGGAAAACGGTGTCAAAATGAAAGGCCGCAGCACCGCGGCACAGTACGCGATCCTGCTGCACAAGCCCCTGGCCCTCTGGGAGGGGACGCCGGGGCCGGACTTTGAACGGCTGTGCTTCTGCGCCCGTCTGCGGCTGCTGCGGAAGATTGCATTGGAAAAAGGCTTTGTATTTTCCCCGCGGGAGATGGAGACCATTCTGCTCCCCCGGGAGAAGGGAGAATAACATATGTGTGACGAATTCGGTAGCAGCATGGATGTCTCCGGCGATGTGAGCACAGACAATGATGTTTCCTGCGAGGAGAGCGGCATCGATTTTGAATCGGAGGGAATCTTCGATACCCCCCAGGACGATATACAGACGGATATCTCCGACGGCGCTGGGGATGACGTGTATGAAGCCAGCAGTCTGGATGAGATTGAGATCTTAGAGGAGAACGGCGACACCCACACCGTCGCGGAGCGGATGGAGGAGCTGTACGGAGAGAACCCTGTGGAGGAGCTGACCCCCGCCCAGGAGGGCCTGAGGGAGTTTGAGGAGAGCACATCCGAACGGCTGGATGAGATCCAGGAGCATAAAGAGGCGCTGGAGGACCTGAAGTCCGCCTTGCTGGCGGGCGACGCAAACGCTCTGGAGATGTTCGGCCTGGAAACGCCGGATACCTCCGAAGAGGAGGGGCACCAGAAGGTGCTGACCCGGTAAGCAGAGATATTGGCTCAAAAAAAGAGTTCTGAGCTTTGCAAGACGCAAAGTTCAGAACTCTTTTCAATGTCAGCAGCTCTTGCTTGTCCCATTCCATCTTGTACGCTTTGTTTCGCCGAATCGCTGGAAGTGGACAACTTCACGCTCACGCAGGAACTTGATGACATCCCGTACGTCGGGATCATCGGTGAAGCGCAGAATATTATCATAGGTGAGACGGGCCTTCTGCTCGGCCGCCAGATCTTCCGTCAGATCAGCGATGGTGTCGCCGGAGACAGAGATGGTGCTGGCCGTCCAGGACTCGCCAGAGGCAAACTGGGGATAGACGCCGGCGGTGTGGTCCACGAAGTACTGGTCAAAACCAGCCTCTTTGATCTGGTTGGCGTTCAGGTTCCGGGTCAGCTGGTGCACGACCGTGCCCACCATTTCAAGGTGTCCCAGCTCTTCCGTGCCAATATCGGTCAGCAGCCCTTTCAGCTCGGGATATGGCATGGAGTATCTCTGACTCAGGTAACGCAGGGATGCGCCAAGCTCCCCGTGTGGTCCCCCGTACTGCGAAATGATCAGTGCCGCCAGCTTAGGGTTGGTGTTCTTAATCCGAACAGGGTACTGAAGTTTTTTCTCGTATACAAACATCAGTCATTTCCTCCTTCTTCCCAGGGCCAGGGATTATTCAGCCAGGCATACCCCTCATCCGGGGTGAGGTCTGTCTGCAGAAGGGGACCGTACATCTCCTGGTACTTTTTCCGGCCTTCCTTTGCCAGTTTGATATAGGACCAATACAGATCCAAAACCTCCTGATCCTGGGGGTGGGTGGTCAAATAGAGGCCCAGTTCGTCAATGGCAAAATCCAGGGCCATCAGCTCTGCCAGCGCAGTGTTTACCTTCAGGTTGCTGTTGACAGCGGCGTGAAACGGCAGATCCAGACCGGGGAATAAGGTACCGGTGGCAAGAGCCTTATTCTGATCATAGCGCTCCGGATTGTTGCACTGCATGGAGACAAAGGGATAGGCGAGTGAAGCACAGGGGCCGGGGAGCCCGCCCTGGCCCACGCTGCAAGTGTTGGGATTGGGTTGCAAAGCATATTCCTCCTTTGGGCGCACAGCGGTGCGCTCATCCCAGTCTATGCGCAGGGCCTGACCTGTGAAACAGGAGTTTCATTTTGTTCAGAGATATGTTATACTGTCAAAAGCATATTGGACAGCTTTTCCCCCATAGGATGCTTGGGGGTGGGTTGAGTGGTATTGATTATTCGAAAAAAGCACGGTGTGTTTGCGGGGCTGTTCTGTCTTTTCGTGGCTGTTTTAGCCGTTGTTTTGTGGCAGGGCAGAGGGCAGAGTGCGGAGGTTTTCGCCCCGGGTCTGAGCGGCCCTGCCACTGTTGTCATCGATCCCGGGCACGGGGGCGAGGACGGCGGGGCTGTAGCGGTGGATGGCACAACGGAGAGCGGCATCAATCTGGCGGTGGCGCTGCGCCTGGACGATGTGATGCGTTTTCTTGGCCATGAAACGGTGATGACCCGCAAAGAGGATATCTCCGTATATACGGAGGGTGCAAAGACGCTGCGCGAAAAGAAGGTATCCGACCTGAAAAACCGGGTGGATCAGATCAACGGAACAACAGGCGCGGTGCTCATCAGCATTCATCAGAACAGTATGCCGTCGGCACCTTCTGTCCACGGTGCCCAGGCTTTTTACAACCGGTCGGAGGGAAGCGAAGAGCTGGCCGGAGCAGTGCAGGAGAGCTTGAACCAGTTCATCAATGCAGAGCAGGGGAAAACGGCAAAAAAGATACCTGATTCCATTTACCTGATGAAGCATGTGACCTGCCCGGCGGTGATTGTAGAATGCGGATTTTTATCCAACGCACCAGAGACGGCGCGCCTGCAGACCGATGCGTACCAGACGGCTTTGGCCGTATCCATCGCAGCTGGATACCAAAGATATTTAGCAAATGAGGGGACGGAATGAAATCCAAGACGCGGTTTTACTGCACAGAGTGCGGAAATGAATATCCCAAATGGGCGGGGAAGTGTCCTGCGTGCGGCGCATGGAACACCATTGTGGAGCAGCCGGAAGTCCGCAGGGGAAAGGTTGCCTCATCCTCCATTGACGGGGTGCGGAAGGCCAGACCGGTGACGGACCTTCAGACGGCTGAGGAGATTCGCTTTCAAACCGGGATCGGAGAACTGGACCGGGTGTTAGGCGGAGGAGCCGTGCGGGGTTCTCTGGTTCTGGTGGGCGGCGCGCCTGGGATTGGTAAATCCACATTGCTGCTGCAGATTTGCAGCAGCTTGTGCGAGTTTTCCAAGGTATTATATGTATCTGGCGAGGAATCAGAGCATCAGCTGAAGCTACGGGCCCGCCGCCTGCAGGTGGAGAGCGACCGGCTGTATGTGATCTCCGAAACAAATCTTGAAGACGTGCTGGAATCGGTCCGGGAGGAAAAGCCGGATGTCCTCATCATCGACTCCATTCAGACACTCTATGATGAGGCTCTGGACTCTCCGGCGGGCAGCGTTGCCCAGGTGAAAAATGCCACCATGTCTCTGATGCAGCTGGCCAAAGGAGAAAATTTGACAGTCTTTGTCATTGGCCACGTCAACAAGGAGGGATCAATCGCAGGTCCAAAGGTCTTGGAGCACATGGTGGATTGCGTGCTGTACTTTGAAGGGGATCAGCGGATGAGCTACCGCATTTTGCGGGCAGCCAAAAACCGGTTTGGCGCTACCAATGAAATCGGCGTATTTGAGATGCGCAGCGAGGGGCTGGTGGAGGTGGAAAACCCCTCGGAAATGCTGCTTTCCGGGCGGCCGGAGGATGCGCCGGGGACCTGTGTCACCTGTGTCATGGAAGGTGCCCGGCCTGTGCTGGCCGAAATCCAGGCGCTGGTGGTGCCCAGCAGCTTTTCCACGCCCCGGCGCACCAGCAACGGATTTGACTATAACAGGGCAGCCATGCTGATGGCTGTTCTTGAAAAACGGGCAGGTCTCAAAGTGTCCTCCTGTGACGCATATCTGAATATCATTGGAGGGCTCTATCTGGACGAGCCCTCCGCCGATCTGGCCGCGGTGATTGCATTGGCCTCCAGCTATCTGGATCAGGCCATCAGCAATGACCTGGTGGCCGTCGGGGAAGTGGGCCTCACAGGGGAGCTGCGCGGCGTAAGCCACCTGGAGCAAAGGCTTTCCGAGGTGCGGCGGCTGGGATTCAATCGATGCCTGATTCCGGCAAAGCAGAGGGAGGATCTGAGGATTCCACCCGGTCTTCAGCTGATTTCGGCCCGCAACATTGGCGAGGCGCTGCGTGCGGTGCTGCGCCGCTGATCCTTGGGATATAGTGGACGCATGTGCCGCTGTGGGACGGCAGCCCGGCGGCGGATACACAGTCCAGCGTGCAGATGCCGTCGTTTTGATACATACATTGGCTCGTACAAGGGATCAGACTCATTGAAGCATTCAACCCTTTCCATATTTGACTTTAGTATCTCACATGGATCGAAAATTATCATCTCAGGCAAAGAGAACGCATCGGGAGGAGGTCTGGAAGGCGAATAGGGAGAATTGAACAAAATAAAAATTTTGTTCAAAACAGGGTGGGGGCAAAAGTCTTTTACCCCCACCAATCCGCAGATTGATCACCAGCGCATAATGGTGTACAGCGCTGATGCTCTGTGGAACGATGAAATTGCCTTCTTTCCAAAACTATGATTGATTATCAGTCGGAAGCGCCGCAGATTCTGCGGGATTTTCTCTCATACCA
This window of the Dysosmobacter acutus genome carries:
- a CDS encoding SPFH domain-containing protein; this encodes MSLKFLDVINYEGGNDVLVWKHPCEDFNTGSHLIVHESQEALFMCNGQVAEIFGPGRHDLKTENIPVLRRLLNIPTGGVSPFHCEVYYINKSIPMDLKWGTPDQVIAMDPQFHILIHAGANGGMGVQIGDSQKFLVSFNGTNREFTTESLTSYFREMIVTRVKSQLTTLLSQVSFTIANAHLNEISAAMQEVLGEEMAEFGVKLVKFFVSGIRLADEDYQKIQSALSDASALGISSMAEKQRMDLLGYNWTDERMAEIAREYAKNPGSANNVGGMMAQMPLAFGFGQMLRGAAKPLMDQAFSQPPKAFGGQQSAPAAPASPFTPPPSPFGAAPSPLKAKAAEPAPAPAAAAAPAQEDPVAVLQKLKAMLDAGLIPQEVYDKKMQEVLSRM
- a CDS encoding tetratricopeptide repeat protein, whose translation is MKKLQCAICGGALVMQDGMAVCESCGMKFSKEEVKKMVVELSGPIQIDGEVKVTGVEDADALYRRAKDAERIGELEAAYDTYSNATRKYPGDGRMWLGKATVRVKIKLGECEKELLEYPATGDNDKCYYPYIFDNSFGDLKWCDEIEKYYKRAQSLGGVADEAQQGLLWFQNQKESVIQKYKDKKRKRDTYYYWEKANAEFLNTFPSIFAKEYALAFLLKLDVKKGRHEIITETGLRKLSSEFDMIESFEGVQGSKIRFNYHYSGSRRYAGRTTHYSGSRSGSIDLPEGMTIQGDIRPMMDGFTYKTGLFGGKKTYSYADDPDKDKGPTFDE
- a CDS encoding ATP-binding protein, which gives rise to MPLFQGTRLEDGRYLGLSVREVTALPHVDVFGTDTGRMGEIFEGLLGDLALLCGESAALEFLWLSQPVSGQKFPARARLFLLLRKLSVTAQQAEREMDAFLSAMEAVLTQKGCSLSGGEPLAGLLKQAEGQLHALVRQEKVPMSFFAQFPYYHYDTLQGCAVDFASLLTALCGALGGALSVQVIPAYLSPEEQLAAEQMRQMLSQAVSGMSGQTPVMGDDTARRPLETYTYYAQDSGPRFLMNLLVGGPPAACAALLARVQSALRGVSLTDTDLTGAFSLGRDLLFSPWNISSALIYQYRDGTLWQNLQGMEDLMRLPYLYTEEETAKLLQIPVDDGSLPGIVSNRVDLSGALFDKAVLAEDNIVFGHLAGDERVRIGAPLKAFTRHGLIVGTPGTGKTTFSVDMLLQFYEKGIPFLAIEPTKTEYRAMIDAIPDLQIFTPGNSGVSPFLCNPFLPPRNITVEKYIPSLVSAFQAAFSMPSPLDMIFLSVVRAAYTKYGWKNSSRAGDPDVQPFGLYEFILCFKELVANSGYSGEVRSNLQSGGTLRLMNLLEQNASIYDTIHTIPLDDLLSKPTVLELNAIENQEQKALLMALLLISVCTHTKQNQKGDGELKNIILIDEAHVLLRGKSRADGPGGQDTTVLALQNMIAEIRSYGTGILIADQSPTAVSRPIVANTDIKVSFRLVQGEEKAALADSTGMEETQRQHLGRLGVGEAFVYYSRLDAPQLVKTTDSRAAKGIRLSVPDGEIAGRMTYWIHHGDLLKPCRECGLCPQCAGGCDLALRDRADYYATRVLQENGVKMKGRSTAAQYAILLHKPLALWEGTPGPDFERLCFCARLRLLRKIALEKGFVFSPREMETILLPREKGE
- a CDS encoding manganese catalase family protein, with translation MFVYEKKLQYPVRIKNTNPKLAALIISQYGGPHGELGASLRYLSQRYSMPYPELKGLLTDIGTEELGHLEMVGTVVHQLTRNLNANQIKEAGFDQYFVDHTAGVYPQFASGESWTASTISVSGDTIADLTEDLAAEQKARLTYDNILRFTDDPDVRDVIKFLREREVVHFQRFGETKRTRWNGTSKSC
- a CDS encoding spore coat protein CotJB, translating into MQPNPNTCSVGQGGLPGPCASLAYPFVSMQCNNPERYDQNKALATGTLFPGLDLPFHAAVNSNLKVNTALAELMALDFAIDELGLYLTTHPQDQEVLDLYWSYIKLAKEGRKKYQEMYGPLLQTDLTPDEGYAWLNNPWPWEEGGND
- a CDS encoding N-acetylmuramoyl-L-alanine amidase; this encodes MVLIIRKKHGVFAGLFCLFVAVLAVVLWQGRGQSAEVFAPGLSGPATVVIDPGHGGEDGGAVAVDGTTESGINLAVALRLDDVMRFLGHETVMTRKEDISVYTEGAKTLREKKVSDLKNRVDQINGTTGAVLISIHQNSMPSAPSVHGAQAFYNRSEGSEELAGAVQESLNQFINAEQGKTAKKIPDSIYLMKHVTCPAVIVECGFLSNAPETARLQTDAYQTALAVSIAAGYQRYLANEGTE
- the radA gene encoding DNA repair protein RadA, whose protein sequence is MKSKTRFYCTECGNEYPKWAGKCPACGAWNTIVEQPEVRRGKVASSSIDGVRKARPVTDLQTAEEIRFQTGIGELDRVLGGGAVRGSLVLVGGAPGIGKSTLLLQICSSLCEFSKVLYVSGEESEHQLKLRARRLQVESDRLYVISETNLEDVLESVREEKPDVLIIDSIQTLYDEALDSPAGSVAQVKNATMSLMQLAKGENLTVFVIGHVNKEGSIAGPKVLEHMVDCVLYFEGDQRMSYRILRAAKNRFGATNEIGVFEMRSEGLVEVENPSEMLLSGRPEDAPGTCVTCVMEGARPVLAEIQALVVPSSFSTPRRTSNGFDYNRAAMLMAVLEKRAGLKVSSCDAYLNIIGGLYLDEPSADLAAVIALASSYLDQAISNDLVAVGEVGLTGELRGVSHLEQRLSEVRRLGFNRCLIPAKQREDLRIPPGLQLISARNIGEALRAVLRR